A segment of the Chloroflexota bacterium genome:
CTTGCTCTCCGTCAGATCGAACCGCTTATGGTGGCGATCGGAGAGAATGTTGACCGTGGTCAGAATTCCCAGGAAGGCGACGCTGAGCAACAGAGCGTTCCCGCCGTAGCGCGCCCGGCGACCGGTGAGCGCAGCCACCACCTCGCGCGGTCGCAGGAGCGCGTAGCTGATGACCAGCACAACCCCAAGACTCAAGAGAGCCTCGGGCAGCCATGGAGGCTCACTGCCCAGGACCCGTGCCGCAATAGATAGCAGGACGGCTACGATTCCGACACCAGCCAGATAAGGGGCGCCTCGTCGCAATGAATCCATCATCAGCGCCACCTCCTAGTCCCCAAGATCTGCGTCGTCAGGAAGAGCGCTCCTACGGTCACGCTGAGGTAGTAGACCACATCACGCGTGTCGATGATACCCCGCAGGAAATCGAAGAAATGGCTGAACAATCCCAAATACGTCAGTATACCGGCCAGCGGCCCGCTGACCACCGTGGCCAGGAACTGCGTGAAGGTCAGGACCAGGATCAGTCCCAAACCCAAGAAAGCCGCCACGATCTGATTTTGGGTGACAGCCGACGTCAGCAGCCCCAGGGCAAGGATGGCCATCCCCAGCAGGATCACGCCCACGTAGGTAGTGACGAACATGCCATGGTCGGGGTTCCCAAAGCGCTCGATGAGCAGCGGGTAAACGAGCGTGGGGACCAGCATGGCGAGGAAGACCACGCAACCGGCCAGATACTTCCCTAGCACCACCTCCCAATCCCGTATCGGCGAGGTAAGGAGCAACTCGATGGTGCCCGATCGCTGCTCCTCAGCCAGCAGCCGCATGGTCAGCAGTGGACCGACGATGATCAGGATGATCGCGCTGAACATGTTGCCGAACACGAACCGGAGAGAGGCCTCGGCCCCCGGCCGCCCCGCCACGATCAGGGAGAACAGAATCCCCATGACAACGAGGTAGGCTGCGATGACGACGTAGGCGATCGGCGAAGCGAAATAGGCCCCGAGCTCCCGTCGGGCGATGATGAGTGCGTTCCGCATAGGGCCCTCGTCACCTCCGTTTGTAAGGTTGAGTGCGCGGGCATGGGGGTTCTACGCTTATCGTCTATTCGGTCGTGAGCTTCAGGAAGACCTCCTCCAGACTCATGCCGATGGGACGCAGCTCGAGCAGATCCCAGCCGCGTTCCACCAGCGTACGCGCCAAGATGGGACGCACATCCCGCCCCAGGGCGCAGGTGACCTCGTACTTTCCATCTCCCACGCGGGCCACCTCCTGCACTCCATCGATGGAGCCCAGCGCCTCCTCTACACCGGCCGCGCCATCCGCCAGGTGAACGAAGATCCGCTCCCCGCCTTTCAGGCGAGCCGTCAGTCGCTCGGGCGTATCCTCGGCCACGATCTCCCCCTCGTTGATGATCAGGACGCGGCTGCACACCTGGCTGACCTCGGGCAGGATGTGGGTGCTTAAGATCACGGTGTGATCCCCTCCCAGGCTGCGGATCAGCTCGCGGACCTCGATGATCTGCTTGGGGTCGAGCCCGATGGTCGGCTCGTCCAAGACGATCACATCGGGATCGTGGATCAGCGCCTGGGCCAAGCCGACCCGCTGGCGATACCCCTTGGACAGCTTTCCGATGATCACATCCGCATGATCATCCAGCCCCAGCTTCTCCATGACCCGCTCAACCGCCTCCTGGCGATCAGGAACCCGGCGCACGGATGCGATGAAGTTCAGATAACTGACCACGGTCATTTCCGGGTAGAGAGGCACGCTCTCCGGCAGGTAGCCGATGTGTCGCCGGGCCTCCAGGGAGTTCTCGAAGACGTCATAGCCAGCGACTCGAACGCGGCCAGCGGTGGGCGGCATGAAGCCCGTCAGGATCCGCATGGTTGTCGTCTTCCCGGCGCCATTGGGCCCCAGGAAACCCAGCACCTCGCCGCGCTCCACCCGAAAGGTGACCCCCTGGATAGCAGCGAAGTCACCATAGACCTTGGTGAGGTCCTCCACCTCGATCATGCCCGCTTACCTCCATGAGCCCACGATGCTTAACAATAGCACACACTAGCATGGGCACATTAAACCCAGATTAATCACCGCCA
Coding sequences within it:
- a CDS encoding ATP-binding cassette domain-containing protein; the protein is MIEVEDLTKVYGDFAAIQGVTFRVERGEVLGFLGPNGAGKTTTMRILTGFMPPTAGRVRVAGYDVFENSLEARRHIGYLPESVPLYPEMTVVSYLNFIASVRRVPDRQEAVERVMEKLGLDDHADVIIGKLSKGYRQRVGLAQALIHDPDVIVLDEPTIGLDPKQIIEVRELIRSLGGDHTVILSTHILPEVSQVCSRVLIINEGEIVAEDTPERLTARLKGGERIFVHLADGAAGVEEALGSIDGVQEVARVGDGKYEVTCALGRDVRPILARTLVERGWDLLELRPIGMSLEEVFLKLTTE
- a CDS encoding ABC transporter permease subunit yields the protein MRNALIIARRELGAYFASPIAYVVIAAYLVVMGILFSLIVAGRPGAEASLRFVFGNMFSAIILIIVGPLLTMRLLAEEQRSGTIELLLTSPIRDWEVVLGKYLAGCVVFLAMLVPTLVYPLLIERFGNPDHGMFVTTYVGVILLGMAILALGLLTSAVTQNQIVAAFLGLGLILVLTFTQFLATVVSGPLAGILTYLGLFSHFFDFLRGIIDTRDVVYYLSVTVGALFLTTQILGTRRWR